The genomic DNA ACCGCGAAGCGGCGCGCGGAAAGCTCGGCGGCCGCACGATGGAGATCCAGCGCCTGGTCGGCCGCAGCATTCGCGCCGCGATGGACATGCACGCGCTCGGAGAGCGCACCGTCAAGCTGGATTGCGACGTGATCCAGGCCGATGGCGGCACGCGTACGGCGTCGATCACCGGCGCATGGGTTGCGCTCGCGCTTGCGTGCAGGAAGCTCGAGCGCGAGGGGCTCGTCGAACGCAGCCCGGTCGTCAAGGCGATTGCGGCCGTCAGTGTCGGCATCATCGACGGCCGGGCGCTGCTCGACCTTGCCTACGACGAAGACTCTCGCGCGGACGTCGATATGAACGTCGTCATGACGAACGACGGCGAGTACGTCGAATTGCAGGGAACGGGCGAGGGCGGCACGTTTCGAAGGTCACAGCTCGACGAGTTGGCCGATCTTGCATGGAAGGGCATTCGCCGGCTCCTCGACGCGCAGCAGCGGGTGCTCCAGGAGACGACCTGAAGCGGCTCGCCAGAACCGGCAGGAATTGAGTTGACCCGTAGCTGCAAGGCGGTTACCGACGAGCATCGGTATGCAGCTTCAAGTCCGGTCGCGCCACCTGCCGGATCGACACGTTACTCCTCGACCGGGTAGCGTCGTTGCCCGCACGCATCGCGGGCCGTGCAGGCATCCTGCAAAGAGTCCGGCGAGAAGTTCCGGCGAGCAGTTACGCGAGCAGTCACGCGAGCAGTCACAATGGATCAGCCACACCGCACGGCGCAGCTTGGCACCGCGAATTCCTGGGCGATATCGCTCGTCGCCCTGTCGCTGGCCGTGGCGGTTCGCCTGCT from Candidatus Limnocylindrales bacterium includes the following:
- the rph gene encoding ribonuclease PH, encoding MSSTATTDSTAATGRSDGRSDEALRPLHIHPGFIEHAEGSVLIEMGRTRVICTASVEEGVPGFLKGRGTGWVTAEYGMLPRSTHTRNDREAARGKLGGRTMEIQRLVGRSIRAAMDMHALGERTVKLDCDVIQADGGTRTASITGAWVALALACRKLEREGLVERSPVVKAIAAVSVGIIDGRALLDLAYDEDSRADVDMNVVMTNDGEYVELQGTGEGGTFRRSQLDELADLAWKGIRRLLDAQQRVLQETT